The Akkermansia sp. N21116 genome includes a region encoding these proteins:
- the thiE gene encoding thiamine phosphate synthase, whose protein sequence is MHAICTMLEFPGKIGRITLTMRSSGIFDNCHLYGILDLGYVPREHALDVAGQLLEGGLSILQLRAKNIAQDLIFDLATKLTPLCRQHDCLFIVNDYPEIAKASGSDGVHIGQDTSDLASVKRFLGNGKIVGRSTHSPEQALKGWKEGADYIGFGPLFATATKPGRAAIGLGDIRTVRKSLPAGFPMFCIGGINGVTLPAVLEAGAERVVIVSWLLRQPDIRTTVRNLIEHLA, encoded by the coding sequence ATGCACGCCATCTGTACCATGCTTGAGTTTCCCGGTAAAATCGGTAGAATTACTCTCACTATGCGTTCTTCCGGAATCTTCGACAACTGCCATCTATACGGTATTCTTGATCTTGGCTATGTACCGCGGGAACATGCACTCGATGTCGCCGGACAACTTTTGGAAGGAGGATTATCCATCCTTCAACTGCGTGCTAAAAACATCGCTCAAGATCTCATCTTCGATCTTGCAACAAAACTGACACCGCTTTGTCGTCAACATGATTGCCTTTTCATCGTTAACGACTATCCAGAAATCGCCAAGGCAAGCGGTTCGGACGGAGTCCATATCGGCCAGGACACATCCGATCTCGCTTCCGTTAAAAGATTCCTTGGAAACGGCAAAATCGTGGGAAGATCCACCCACAGTCCCGAACAGGCTCTGAAAGGCTGGAAGGAAGGAGCCGACTACATCGGTTTCGGTCCTTTGTTTGCAACTGCTACAAAACCGGGCCGGGCCGCCATCGGTCTTGGGGACATCCGGACTGTCCGGAAATCCCTCCCTGCCGGTTTTCCCATGTTCTGTATCGGAGGCATCAACGGTGTTACCCTCCCGGCTGTTCTGGAGGCGGGAGCAGAACGAGTTGTCATCGTTTCATGGCTCCTCCGGCAACCGGATATCCGTACGACCGTTCGCAATCTCATTGAACATCTGGCATAA
- a CDS encoding type I 3-dehydroquinate dehydratase, whose protein sequence is MNKKYGNSFPRPDTKIIGTATVWEEWVSLRDKDLSEICNWIELRLDALPESILLEEILEYRSSLPLLFTARSPEEGGIRPMTIEARLALLQQTLPHAIAIDVEIAHMEQAQELIATAREASVKVIASFHDFQETPEMEELIKRERQARELGADIVKFAFALTRPEDIIIGTRLLAQRTGEMAVMGMGPLGPTSRLLYAQCGSSLIYGYLGQYEAAPGQWPAASFMKSLSSLEAVTPS, encoded by the coding sequence ATGAACAAGAAATACGGAAACTCTTTCCCCCGCCCCGATACAAAGATTATCGGTACAGCTACGGTATGGGAAGAATGGGTTTCCTTGAGAGACAAAGATCTGTCGGAGATTTGCAACTGGATTGAGCTCCGCCTGGATGCTCTGCCGGAAAGCATTCTCCTTGAGGAAATACTGGAATACCGTTCCTCCCTGCCTCTCCTGTTCACGGCCCGCTCACCTGAAGAAGGCGGTATACGCCCCATGACGATTGAAGCACGCCTCGCCCTGCTTCAACAAACCCTTCCCCATGCTATCGCTATCGATGTAGAAATCGCTCACATGGAACAAGCGCAAGAGCTAATTGCAACAGCCCGGGAAGCATCAGTCAAGGTCATTGCCTCGTTCCACGATTTCCAGGAAACACCGGAGATGGAAGAACTTATCAAACGTGAACGCCAGGCGAGAGAACTCGGAGCGGACATCGTCAAATTCGCCTTTGCACTCACCCGTCCGGAAGACATCATCATTGGTACCCGGCTTCTGGCACAGAGAACGGGGGAAATGGCAGTCATGGGCATGGGACCGCTTGGCCCGACCTCGCGCCTGTTGTATGCCCAATGCGGCTCCTCTCTCATCTACGGTTATCTGGGCCAGTATGAAGCAGCGCCCGGACAGTGGCCCGCCGCCTCTTTCATGAAATCCCTGTCTTCTCTGGAAGCTGTCACGCCATCCTGA
- the tilS gene encoding tRNA lysidine(34) synthetase TilS, with amino-acid sequence MNADNIPIAPPVPEPSTMPLLLSGVPILVGVSGGRDSIALLTLLAELPGCRPIACHVHHGIRKCTADADAKFTEAYARKLGIPFLVEYMDAPRVAHQDGLSLETAARKLRQECFALWHSRFPESMAALAHHRDDQAETAIFHLCRGTRRLRAMTPVSTWPGGMTVLRPLLDTSRQQITNWLTLRSIPWQEDETNAETDIVRNAIRLQIIPSLSSILKRDVTPIINRSARLAEEQEKALDQALELMELTDPQGRLFLPKINAMPAELKKAAVFRFLKKNGVPDLSEECIARTLDILNVAGPSRTSLPGGLIASRKEHRLVVVPSGERRQLPDSNHSSPENNQ; translated from the coding sequence ATGAACGCGGACAACATCCCCATCGCTCCGCCCGTGCCGGAGCCGTCCACCATGCCCCTGCTGCTCTCGGGAGTCCCTATTCTGGTCGGAGTCAGCGGAGGAAGGGACTCCATTGCACTACTGACGCTTTTGGCAGAACTGCCGGGATGCCGTCCCATCGCCTGCCATGTCCACCACGGGATCAGAAAATGCACGGCAGATGCCGATGCCAAGTTCACGGAAGCCTATGCACGGAAACTCGGCATCCCATTCCTGGTCGAATACATGGATGCGCCCCGTGTCGCTCACCAGGACGGGCTCTCCCTTGAAACAGCCGCCCGGAAGCTGAGACAGGAGTGCTTCGCTCTCTGGCACAGCCGGTTCCCCGAATCCATGGCAGCCCTTGCCCATCACCGGGACGATCAAGCGGAAACGGCCATTTTCCACCTCTGCCGCGGCACGAGACGTCTCCGGGCCATGACGCCGGTTTCTACCTGGCCGGGAGGCATGACCGTCCTGCGCCCTCTGCTGGATACATCCAGACAACAAATCACCAACTGGCTCACCCTCCGCAGCATCCCTTGGCAGGAAGATGAAACCAATGCGGAAACCGATATCGTCCGCAACGCCATCCGCCTGCAAATCATCCCTTCCCTCTCCTCCATTCTGAAACGGGACGTGACTCCCATCATCAACCGCAGCGCTCGTTTGGCTGAGGAACAGGAAAAAGCCCTCGACCAGGCTCTGGAACTCATGGAATTGACAGATCCTCAAGGAAGACTCTTCCTCCCCAAAATCAATGCCATGCCTGCCGAACTCAAGAAAGCAGCCGTATTCCGATTTCTCAAGAAAAACGGCGTGCCCGACCTCTCGGAAGAATGTATCGCACGCACTTTGGATATCCTCAACGTAGCAGGCCCCTCCCGCACATCCCTCCCCGGAGGCCTGATTGCCTCTCGCAAGGAACACCGGTTGGTTGTCGTCCCTTCCGGAGAAAGAAGGCAACTCCCCGACAGCAACCACTCCTCCCCGGAGAACAATCAGTAA
- a CDS encoding phosphate acyltransferase has translation MSEDSAHFSSNGLTLPLLEHLKRHPKRLVFPEGEDIRLLHVAEYLVGQEAVIPILLGRREVIVNMAKEAGICLRFIRIIEPEKSSDFELFCERFTRVEKMKGNDPGNVREIMKSPFNFASMMALYGQADAVLAGNLHGSAPVFRAVSRYKKEPEQGNSLFAISVVVCEHLKKLGGDGIFFIADAGVSPVPGVSDMAYYAVETGKMARHILGRPVQVSMISASTNGSIPGVPSQRAHAAAVLAQSQLEQLNIGEHITVEGEIQIDAALSPAAYNMRVQHSVLRKPSDVLIFPTLDSADIARKLLAMLPGVSEYGMVIQDILFPIAEVSRLATIDQIYGASLLVANEAIQFHELYPNGQALLY, from the coding sequence ATGAGTGAAGATTCTGCACATTTTTCGAGTAACGGATTGACTTTGCCGCTTCTGGAGCATTTGAAGCGCCATCCGAAGCGTTTGGTTTTCCCGGAAGGGGAGGATATTCGCTTGCTTCATGTTGCCGAGTATTTGGTCGGCCAGGAGGCTGTGATTCCCATTTTGCTTGGTCGTCGCGAGGTGATTGTCAATATGGCGAAAGAAGCTGGAATTTGCCTGCGTTTTATCCGCATTATTGAACCGGAGAAGAGTTCTGACTTCGAATTGTTCTGCGAGCGTTTTACACGAGTGGAAAAGATGAAGGGCAATGATCCCGGCAATGTGCGGGAAATCATGAAGTCCCCCTTCAATTTTGCATCGATGATGGCTTTGTACGGTCAGGCCGATGCCGTTCTTGCCGGTAATCTGCATGGCAGCGCTCCCGTATTTCGTGCGGTGTCCCGCTATAAGAAAGAGCCGGAGCAGGGGAATTCTTTGTTTGCGATTAGCGTTGTCGTTTGCGAACACCTCAAGAAGCTGGGTGGTGACGGAATTTTCTTCATTGCCGATGCCGGCGTTTCCCCGGTTCCTGGTGTGTCGGATATGGCCTACTATGCGGTAGAAACGGGCAAAATGGCTCGTCATATTCTTGGGCGTCCCGTCCAGGTGTCCATGATTAGCGCTTCGACGAACGGATCTATTCCCGGTGTCCCATCCCAGCGGGCCCATGCGGCGGCCGTATTGGCCCAGAGCCAGTTGGAGCAACTCAATATCGGGGAACACATTACCGTGGAAGGAGAAATCCAGATAGACGCGGCTCTTTCTCCTGCTGCCTACAATATGCGCGTCCAGCATTCTGTGTTGAGAAAACCGTCCGATGTCCTCATTTTCCCGACTCTGGACTCGGCAGATATCGCCCGGAAATTGCTTGCCATGCTGCCGGGGGTGAGCGAATACGGAATGGTCATCCAGGATATTCTCTTTCCGATTGCGGAGGTGTCTCGTCTGGCAACGATTGATCAGATTTACGGAGCATCTCTGCTGGTAGCTAACGAAGCTATCCAATTCCACGAATTGTATCCGAACGGCCAGGCTTTGCTTTACTGA
- a CDS encoding histidinol-phosphatase, with amino-acid sequence MKPTDYHTHTPLCRHAEGSVREYVQAALQQGLAEYGVADHAPMPNEPFDDWRMLSSELPAYFDWIAEAECLARDTDLQIRCGLECDWVPGIESWIDHLHALRDWDYLIGSVHYLDNKWDFDNPLSMVFWNQTSVEEAWRRYWNLYLDMVRSRQFTIMGHADLIRKFGHRPSGDLKRYYIPVIEAMADAGSVLEINTAGWSKPCAEQYPSREFLSLACEAGIPLVINSDAHAPQDIGKDFERALTLAKETGFSHLARIKRGRIVLMPIDDTGSQDEPEQA; translated from the coding sequence ATGAAACCGACCGACTACCACACCCATACACCTCTTTGCCGGCATGCCGAAGGCAGCGTCCGGGAATACGTCCAGGCAGCCCTCCAACAAGGACTGGCCGAATACGGTGTCGCCGACCATGCCCCCATGCCGAACGAACCTTTCGACGACTGGCGCATGCTTTCTTCAGAACTGCCCGCCTACTTCGACTGGATCGCAGAAGCGGAATGCCTCGCTCGCGATACGGATCTACAAATCCGCTGCGGACTGGAATGCGACTGGGTGCCAGGCATCGAGTCCTGGATCGACCACCTTCACGCATTGCGGGACTGGGACTACCTCATCGGCTCCGTCCATTATCTGGATAATAAATGGGACTTTGACAACCCGCTCAGCATGGTCTTCTGGAACCAGACAAGCGTCGAGGAAGCCTGGAGACGCTACTGGAATCTCTACCTCGACATGGTCCGATCACGCCAATTCACCATTATGGGACACGCTGATCTGATCCGTAAATTCGGACACCGCCCCTCCGGAGATTTAAAACGCTACTACATCCCCGTCATCGAAGCCATGGCGGATGCAGGCAGCGTCCTGGAAATCAACACCGCCGGATGGAGCAAACCCTGTGCGGAACAATATCCCTCACGAGAATTCCTCAGCCTTGCCTGCGAAGCCGGCATACCCCTCGTGATCAATTCGGACGCGCACGCACCTCAGGACATCGGTAAAGACTTCGAACGAGCGCTCACTCTTGCCAAGGAAACAGGGTTCTCCCACCTGGCACGCATCAAACGCGGACGCATTGTGCTCATGCCTATCGACGATACTGGATCGCAGGATGAACCTGAGCAGGCTTAA